In Tetrapisispora phaffii CBS 4417 chromosome 6, complete genome, a single genomic region encodes these proteins:
- the TPHA0F00100 gene encoding uncharacterized protein, with translation MLRRQKIIIFVCISIILVSLFTTKAVDINSIDATNTAFSITPNLFNFKTVHEEPELRYNEKRVTFVSRHPGTKKDFGFLVDFLELKNVTYYTKLIEPKGESPYILTNEEADEICETSDYIFVTDCLTDGWNFIRDRKSKCKNLHFIVSQRADFCAKKEDKNKFLKDLDFSLNREDEFRTNLIPNNIFEVPYAKFKGVNITAEYPVIRPFGYTDMEAKTIDNEEKNPPCLIAGRVKQDTDYLFKSVQEHTGYTCKKLPELYGGPKTLSQYNSIIVHLPHQVSVMKMWENIAHGVLIAIPSPSFLDVVCEGRLCNDIGDLNFSKKLDKKNWAKYCDFYNDPKFSNCFIQYESWEELKQLLESRSYLEHINECRDIMQDRRLESLRSWRKIFEKGSLTA, from the coding sequence ATGCTAAGAAGACAAAAGATTATAATCTTTGTGTGTATTTCGATTATACTTGTATCATTATTCACAACTAAGGCGGTGGAtatcaattcaattgatgCTACGAACACAGCTTTTTCTATAACACCaaatttgttcaattttaaaacagTGCATGAGGAACCTGAGCTCCGTTATAATGAGAAGAGAGTTACGTTTGTTTCAAGACATCCTGGTACAAAGAAGGATTTCGGCTTCTTAGTAGATTTTCTAGAACTTAAAAATGTCACTTACTATACTAAATTAATTGAGCCTAAAGGTGAATCTCCATACATTCTAACAAACGAAGAAGCCGATGAAATTTGTGAAACTTctgattatatatttgtgaCAGATTGTTTAACTGATGGTTGGAATTTTATTAGAGATAGAAAATCAAAATGTAAGAATTTACATTTTATTGTTTCTCAACGTGCTGATTTCTGTGCAAAGAAGGAGGATAAAAACAAGTTCTTAAAAGATTTagatttttctttaaacaGAGAAGATGAATTTAGAACAAACCTTATTCCAAACAATATATTCGAAGTTCCTTATGCTAAGTTTAAGGGTGTCAATATTACTGCCGAGTACCCAGTTATTAGACCTTTTGGTTACACAGACATGGAAGCAAAGACtattgataatgaagaaaaaaatccTCCTTGTCTAATCGCTGGTAGAGTCAAGCAAGATACTGACTACTTATTCAAATCCGTTCAAGAACATACTGGCTATACCTGTAAAAAATTACCGGAATTATATGGTGGCCCAAAAACTTTAAGTCAATATAATTCCATCATTGTTCATTTACCTCATCAAGTCTCTGTCATGAAAATGTGGGAAAATATAGCACATGGTGTTTTAATAGCAATTCCTTCGCCATCTTTCTTGGATGTTGTCTGTGAAGGTCGTCTATGTAATGACATCGGTGATTTGAACTTCTCTAAAAAACTCGATAAGAAAAATTGGGCAAAATATTGTGATTTCTATAATGATCCGAAATTCAGTAACTGTTTTATCCAATATGAAAGCTGGgaagaattgaaacaaTTATTAGAAAGCAGATCATATCTGGAACACATAAATGAATGTAGAGATATTATGCAAGACAGAAGATTAGAGTCATTAAGAAGTTGGAGAaaaatctttgaaaaaGGCAGTCTCACAGCTTGA
- the TPHA0F00110 gene encoding uncharacterized protein: MVEVKKKKLVLILFAVAQILIFVKIFRSSDSVYNSVTSAVGYYSIRPVANTGEYIGKKIAYVSRHPGTTQDFKYMEENLQLQNVDYFLYYGIKIDARAVNETQARYICSNYDTVVISDCMTDGWEFFRHDDLHCKNIVFLISNRYDVCAGGNSEAFKQNFTHALNRDDGYEATIVANNAFEIPYLKYNNVDLKKDYPIIRPFGNTVLEPQDIAKEEPDIPCLIIDRIIAHQNILKNNIQNELNYDCKILKEHYGGPKTLSKYNSIVIHLPYQVSIMKMWENIAYGVLMAVPTPEFYDKICSENACSGSEHFRLAKEIDKDR, translated from the coding sequence ATGGTAGAagtgaagaagaaaaaattggtGCTAATTCTGTTTGCTGTGGcacaaattttaatatttgtgAAAATATTTCGCTCTTCTGATTCGGTATATAATAGTGTAACTTCTGCAGTTGGATATTATAGTATACGCCCTGTCGCTAATACTGGTGAATATATTGGTAAGAAAATTGCTTACGTGTCTCGTCATCCAGGTACTACCCaagatttcaaatatatggAAGAAAATTTGCAGTTACAAAACGTTGACTATTTTCTGTATTATGGTATCAAGATAGATGCAAGAGCTGTCAATGAAACGCAAGCGAGGTATATTTGCTCTAATTACGATACTGTGGTGATATCTGATTGTATGACAGATGGTTGGGAATTTTTTAGGCACGATGACTTGCattgtaaaaatattgtcTTTCTTATTTCTAATAGATATGATGTTTGCGCAGGAGGTAATAGCGAGGCTTTCAAACAGAACTTTACACATGCATTAAACCGTGATGATGGTTATGAAGCAACCATCGTAGCAAATAATGCCTTTGAAATAccttatttgaaatataacaaTGTCGACCTGAAAAAGGACTATCCAATTATTAGACCATTTGGTAATACTGTTCTAGAGCCACAAGACATTGCAAAAGAAGAACCAGATATTCCATGTTTAATTATTGATAGGATTATAGCACaccaaaatatattgaaaaataatattcagAATGAACTAAATTACGACtgtaaaattttaaaagaacaTTATGGTGGTCCAAAAACattaagtaaatataattcaatcGTTATTCACTTACCGTACCAAGTGtctataatgaaaatgtgGGAAAACATTGCTTATGGTGTACTAATGGCTGTTCCAACGCCTGAATtttatgataaaatatGTAGCGAAAATGCTTGTTCTGGATCTGAACATTTCAGACTTGCAAAAGAGATTGATAAAGATAGGTAA
- the TPHA0F00120 gene encoding RNA-binding protein (similar to Saccharomyces cerevisiae ESF2 (YNR054C); ancestral locus Anc_6.381): protein MSNQVEEFDDFSSDGEDNGLLIQSKKNFSSKQHIEEDVESSDDRDSNDDKESGTIKQNDDVANEKSDDDASIDDKLDEGKVEINSGTTENERKEALKKKMDAFNTLKAQRKARHKTGVIYLSAIPPYMKPAKMRQILSRFGELDRLFLKRESDQKYKSRVKGGGNKKTKYEEGWAEFVRKRDAKICAGALNGNTIGGSKGSFYHDDILNVKYLPGFKWADLTDQIARENDVRQSKLDLEISQANKMNAEFIRNVEKSKMLENIKKSNKRKNNGIADKEDNTIVRNFKQYKVSTRRADASDDIKAKQANMDQIINNLL, encoded by the coding sequence ATGTCTAATCaagttgaagaatttgaCGATTTTTCTTCTGACGGTGAAGATAATGGTTTATTGATCCaatcaaaaaagaattttagTTCTAAACAACATATAGAGGAAGATGTCGAAAGTTCTGATGATCGTGATAGCAATGACGATAAAGAATCAGGTACGATTAAGCAAAATGATGACGTTGCTAATGAAAAGAGTGATGATGATGCATCCATAGATGACAAATTAGATGAAGGTAAAGTTGAGATAAACAGTGGGACTACTGAGaatgaaagaaaagaagctttaaagaaaaagatgGATGCATTTAATACTTTGAAGGCCCAAAGAAAAGCTAGGCATAAAACTGgtgttatatatttgtcTGCTATTCCACCTTATATGAAACCTGCTAAAATGAGACAGATCTTGAGTAGATTTGGCGAGCTTGATcgtttatttttaaagagAGAATCTGATCAAAAGTACAAAAGTAGAGTAAAGGGTGGtggtaataaaaaaacaaaatatgaaGAAGGTTGGGCAGAATTTGTAAGGAAAAGAGACGCTAAAATATGTGCTGGAGCTTTGAATGGTAATACAATTGGTGGTAGTAAGGGTAGTTTTTATCACGATGATATATTGAATGTAAAATATCTACCTGGATTTAAATGGGCTGACTTAACTGACCAAATTGCTAGAGAAAATGATGTAAGACAATCTAAATTAGACTTGGAAATATCACAGGCCAATAAGATGAATGCTGAATTCATAAGAAACGTAGAAAAGAGTAAGATGTTAGAgaacattaaaaaatctaataaaagaaaaaacaatgGTATCGCTGACAAAGAAGACAATACTATTGTGAGAAACTTTAAACAATACAAAGTATCGACAAGAAGAGCTGATGCATCAGATGATATTAAGGCTAAGCAAGCCAACATGGATCAAATCATTAACAATTTGCTATAA
- the TPHA0F00130 gene encoding alpha-mannosyltransferase — MANYSEIKRIIINRRSCKFYIYVVSVLSTIFITLHLSNNYLTDATNTPSYRQNLNNLDNFKLQLSYFNQHEVKEEPVSPIDLIPKYNTINKSSYNGRSFVQRVIDTIKGNSYKDFSQLDLQTKCLLYYRNLYAMNENWSNSLEQFSLNINDINDKTLKAMKEKFGDDYDNVEVVKSHKKKNDLALGFERIRLYDKCFLGPESVIKAQDVFNKNIDTKNYIVPPRNLAETKSTDEQKEKENDPFYTYLKYDQYDLDHRMFPFIKKFNAETFKDLLPRITNGKVKDKYLDLGVLPVLDKHGKLSKYVTYHYDPEKTFWGNWNAMSSIVSKRGIVLSFSDKHVDTFLRLLTTLRFQQNDLPIQVIHVGDDLSEESKHMIYRVATSQYVSVPVVDSKSKKIKQVSNLPAQQIWFVNVSNVLDPAFMKKFDRFKNKWLAEMLNLFEEFIFLDTDAISYIHMSEYFEFPEYKDTGTLFFKDRTLEDYNKKSCTAAFRTLPPKMLETINFGNFPVIDDSYVAEECNKYLTVEEKIYKHYFFDNWLHQMESGLIVINKSRHIMPIVISTMLHMTGQLNSCSYGDKEFLWLGFLISGTPYRFHDVNAGAMGDVLTEKDNLEHIEQRICVIQISHFNKDNHLLWVNGGARNCKFEDDAKKIGRMINLNFLREGHKSFEEFKEYYVNSPISAQHGIIPGDNPGTWNKLGEHCRGYNHCAKFESKLTPFSFDDRKNIGKIFKFSPSHSNHINVINTIWTNFNYSPDMEKS; from the coding sequence ATGGCTAATTATTCAGagataaaaagaataattatCAACAGACGAAGCTGTAAATTCTATATATACGTTGTGTCTGTGTTGAGTACGATATTCATCACACTACATTTATCCAACAACTATTTAACCGATGCTACCAATACTCCATCCTATAgacaaaatttaaataaccTGGACAACTTTAAATTGCAGctttcatattttaatcAGCACGAAGTCAAGGAAGAACCGGTATCTCCAATCGATCTAATACCAAAATACAATACTATTAATAAGAGCAGTTATAATGGCAGGAGTTTCGTTCAGCGAGTAATTGACACTATAAAAGGCAATTCATATAAAGATTTCAGCCAGCTAGATTTACAAACTAAATGTCTCCTGTACTACAGAAATCTTTATGCAATGAATGAAAACTGGTCAAATAGCTTAGAGCAATtctctttaaatattaatgacaTTAATGACAAGACTTTAAAAGCAATGAAGGAGAAATTTGGCGATGATTATGATAATGTAGAAGTTGTCAAGAGTcacaagaaaaaaaatgacCTAGCATTAGGGTTTGAAAGAATTAGACTTTATGACAAATGTTTCTTGGGTCCAGAATCAGTTATCAAAGCGCAAGATGTTTTTAATAAGAATATCGATACCAAAAATTACATTGTCCCCCCACGTAATTTGGCAGAAACCAAGAGTACAGATGAacagaaagaaaaagagaatGATCCATTTTATACCTACTTAAAGTATGATCAGTATGATTTAGACCACAGGATGTTCCcgtttattaaaaaattcaatgcAGAAACATTCAAAGATTTATTACCAAGGATAACAAATGGTAAAGTAAAGGATAAATATCTGGATCTAGGTGTACTTCCTGTTTTAGACAAGCACGGtaaattatctaaataTGTAACTTACCATTACGATCCGGAAAAAACTTTCTGGGGTAATTGGAATGCAATGAGTTCGATAGTTAGTAAAAGAGGGATTGTCTTATCGTTCAGCGATAAACACGTTGATACTTTCTTGAGGTTGCTTACCACTTTAAGATTTCAACAAAACGATTTACCAATACAGGTTATACATGTAGGTGATGACTTATCAGAAGAGTCGAAGCATATGATTTATAGAGTTGCAACAAGCCAATATGTAAGTGTTCCAGTTGTTGATTCTAAAAGTAAAAAAATCAAGCAGGTGTCGAATCTTCCTGCTCAGCAGATTTGGTTTGTCAATGTATCGAATGTATTAGACCCAGCTtttatgaaaaaatttgatagGTTTAAAAATAAGTGGCTTGCCGAAatgttgaatttatttgagGAGTTTATTTTTCTGGACACAGATGCTATCTCTTACATTCATATGAGTGAATATTTCGAGTTCCCTGAGTACAAAGATACTGGAACTTTATTCTTCAAGGACAGAACTTTAGaagattataataaaaaatcatgTACTGCTGCCTTTAGGACTCTACCTCCAAAAATGTTAGAAACTAtaaattttggaaattttcCGGTCATAGATGATAGTTATGTGGCAGAAGAgtgtaataaatatttgacAGTTGAGgaaaaaatttacaaacATTacttttttgataattggTTACATCAAATGGAATCTGGTTTAATAGtgattaataaatcaagACATATTATGCCAATAGTTATTTCTACCATGCTACACATGACTGGTCAACTGAATTCATGTAGTTATGGAGATAAAGAATTTCTTTGGTTAggttttttaatatcaggTACACCATATAGATTTCATGACGTTAATGCTGGTGCAATGGGTGATGTTCTGACAGAAAAAGATAATCTCGAGCATATTGAACAGAGAATTTGTGTGATTCAGATTTCTCATTTTAACAAAGACAATCATCTACTTTGGGTAAATGGTGGTGCTCGTAATtgtaaatttgaagatgatgcAAAAAAGATTGGGagaatgataaatttaaattttttgaggGAAGGTCACAAatcatttgaagaattcaaaGAATATTATGTAAACTCTCCAATTAGTGCGCAGCATGGCATAATCCCTGGGGATAATCCTGGAACGTGGAATAAGCTTGGGGAACATTGTAGGGGGTACAATCATTGTGCAAAATTTGAATCCAAGTTAACACCGTTTAGTTTCGACGACAGGAAGAATATCggaaaaatatttaagtTCAGCCCATCTCATTCTAACCATATCAATGTTATAAATACCATTTGgacaaattttaattacaGTCCAGACATGGAAAAATCTTAA
- the EFM1 gene encoding protein-lysine N-methyltransferase (similar to Saccharomyces cerevisiae YHL039W; ancestral locus Anc_4.1): protein MNDEKLSSLLNWAKENGAIIDDRIGFKYNTNSGFSCFAKNDIKSEEKPLIEIPKNLLITHSLAESHFNTKITEIKLTSKNSNALTQLYLSKLKFSNSNDEEVLHLKPYLDILPSDLEQPYFWGSKLLQLVHQTDLYLILKEIIVKIYNEWIELKEQLNVEQREDEDKNLKGSSADQLLEYLRTYNSNEIKWESFYAYTWATCIFKSRAFPNLVIDDKNVIDINLAFLYPVVDLLNHKNDTRVKWSYNENKVQFVSEEKINVDMELFNNYGNKSNEELLLNYGFIEENNVHDNTRLTLRLETAALVGAQNSGVKFSKEELVKSDCVQFLIDNNGEVPKSLINLFGYLCKLKSEEFTNIRSVLEGIDQLNTILTQKIELFKSISKARSEGFGSSEVKTVQSIKKFANSQKMIYNRAFDNLLKLQKTILKSAKETLSFRSAYKSDQLFSNSLLLTWGITNYEDLKKNDNFREAVLMWMVRISNQNNYKNKFKFNPPKFIFDCFKEKSKSIVIEKEDVAEFLPFHKKLFPALSQKIPEVYGQGDWGIKQFIIASSVYDMLVWTKDITQEPLFIKNEKYLL, encoded by the coding sequence ATGAATGACGAGAAATTAAGCAGTTTATTAAATTGGGCCAAGGAAAATGGTGCTATTATAGATGACCGCATTGGATTCAAATACAATACCAATTCAGGATTCTCATGTTTTgctaaaaatgatattaaatcaGAAGAAAAACCTTTGATTGAAATTCCtaagaatttattaattactCATTCTTTGGCTGAGTCTCACTTCAATACAAAAATCACTGAAATCAAATTGacatcaaaaaattcaaatgcATTAACTCAATTATAtctatcaaaattaaagttttcaaattcaaatgatgaagaGGTACTCCATTTAAAGCCATATTTAGATATCTTGCCCTCTGATCTTGAACAACCATACTTTTGGGGCTCGAAGTTATTACAATTGGTTCATCAAACagatttatatttaatattaaaggAAATCATTGTTAAAATATACAATGAATGGATTGAGCTGAAAGAGCAGTTAAACGTCGAACAACGAGAAGATGAGgataaaaatttgaaaggCAGTTCGGCAGACCaattattagaatatttaaGGACATACAATTCcaatgaaataaaatggGAAAGTTTTTATGCATATACGTGGGCAActtgtatttttaaatcaagGGCCTTTCCAAATTTAGttattgatgataaaaaCGTAATTGATATTAACCTAGCATTTCTATATCCAGTTGTTGATTTGCTAAATCataaaaatgatacaaGAGTCAAGTGGTCTTATAATGAGAATAAAGTTCAATTTGTATCAGAAGAGAAAATAAATGTTGACATggaattgtttaataacTATGGTAATAAGTCTAATGAAGAATTGTTGCTAAACTATGGTTTTATTGAAGAGAATAATGTTCATGATAATACAAGGTTAACTTTAAGACTAGAGACTGCAGCATTAGTTGGCGCACAGAATTCAGGTGTGAAGTTTTCGAAAGAGGAATTAGTTAAGTCAGATTGTGTTCAGTTCCTTATTGACAATAATGGTGAAGTTCCTAAATCactaattaatttatttggaTACCTTTGCAAATTAAAATCCGAAGAATTCACTAACATTAGAAGTGTTTTAGAAGGTATTGATCAATTGAACACTATATTAACTCAAAAAATTGAGCTGTTCAAAAGTATATCAAAAGCTAGAAGTGAAGGTTTTGGTTCTTCTGAAGTGAAAACTGTACAAagcattaaaaaatttgcAAACTCTCAAAAGATGATATATAACAGAGCATTCGATAACTTGTTGAAACTgcaaaaaacaatattaaaatctGCGAAAGAAACCTTATCTTTTAGATCTGCTTATAAAAGCgatcaattattttctaatagtTTATTGTTAACTTGGGGTATCACTAACTATGaagatttaaagaagaatgACAATTTTAGAGAGGCAGTTTTGATGTGGATGGTTAGAATATCAAAccaaaataattataaaaacaaatttaaattcaatcCTCCAAAATTCATCTTTGATTGTTTTAAGGAAAAATCCAAGTCTATTGTGatagaaaaagaagatgtTGCAGAATTTCTCCCTTTCCACAAGAAATTATTTCCAGCACTTTCGCAAAAGATACCTGAAGTGTATGGACAAGGTGATTGGGGGATAAAACAGTTTATTATCGCCAGTAGTGTATATGATATGTTGGTCTGGACAAAAGACATAACTCAAGAGCCACTGTTCATAAAAAATGAGaagtatttattataa
- the COF1 gene encoding cofilin (similar to Saccharomyces cerevisiae COF1 (YLL050C); ancestral locus Anc_4.2), translated as MSRSGVAVADESLSAFNDLKLGKKHKFILFGLNDNKTEIVVKETSNDDSYDTFLEKLPENDCLYAVYDFEYEISGNEGKRSKIIFFTWSPDTAPVRSKMVYASSKDALRRSLNGVAADIQGTDFSEVAYETVLDRVRSGTH; from the exons ATGTCTAGATCTGG TGTTGCCGTTGCCGACGAATCTCTATCCGCTTTCAATGACCTAAAACTAGGTAAGAAGCACAAGTTCATCTTATTTGGTTTAAATGATAACAAAACTGAAATTGTTGTTAAGGAAACCTCTAATGATGATTCTTATGATACTTTCTTAGAAAAATTACCAGAAAATGACTGTTTATACGCTGTTTACGATTTTGAATATGAAATTAGTGGTAACGAAGGTAAAAGATCGaaaatcattttcttcacCTGGTCTCCAGATACTGCTCCAGTTAGGTCTAAGATGGTTTACGCTTCTTCTAAGGATGCTTTAAGAAGATCATTGAACGGTGTTGCTGCCGATATTCAAGGTACTGACTTTTCCGAAGTTGCTTACGAAACTGTCTTAGATAGAGTTAGATCTGGTACCCACTAA
- the LDB18 gene encoding Ldb18p (similar to Saccharomyces cerevisiae LDB18 (YLL049W); ancestral locus Anc_4.3) produces MYTNRMVNHDGASLVRSLGRRLDSLEETVGVGENNNFIIDTVRELETQLNAIYRAGCDYSMNFLELLSVWYEHKWDNEDEEVSLHARVVAVKYKEIKQLIQALQALNATFEDVLLSRKPLISSATQGQKMVETTMLPQLEGLFKKCDGLLTRSMLLLNHFYSFNRKVNIRMHDYDQRLHVAANQIMELQQEKHKNIP; encoded by the coding sequence atgtatacgAACAGAATGGTGAACCACGATGGTGCTTCTCTGGTGAGATCTCTGGGCCGCCGTCTAGATTCTTTGGAAGAGACGGTTGGTGTTGGagaaaacaataatttcatcattGACACTGTACGTGAATTGGAAACCCAATTGAATGCGATATATAGGGCTGGGTGTGATTATAGCATGAATTTCTTAGAATTGTTATCTGTATGGTATGAACACAAATGGGACAATGAAGATGAGGAAGTCAGTTTGCATGCTCGGGTAGTTGCAGTCAAGTACAAAGAGATTAAGCAGTTGATACAAGCACTACAAGCACTGAACGCGACTTTTGAAGATGTTCTGCTTTCAAGAAAACCGCTCATATCTTCTGCGACACAAGGTCAAAAGATGGTGGAGACAACAATGTTGCCTCAGCTGGAGGGCctctttaaaaaatgtGATGGCCTGTTGACAAGATCGATGTTGTTattgaatcatttttataGTTTTAACAGGAAAGTAAACATCAGAATGCATGACTATGACCAAAGACTACACGTAGCGGCAAACCAGATCATGGAACTACAGCAagaaaaacataaaaatatcCCGTGA
- the MUP3 gene encoding Mup3p (similar to Saccharomyces cerevisiae MUP3 (YHL036W); ancestral locus Anc_4.5) gives MEDTRLLFSSQAIADEDDYDINLSKVEIPVKYGSFSSLESGTLLDIEPNLNNYDDYDNNNENEQIKELSTEVPQGRHLGVFSTMVLFICRMVGSGIFATPSSILVNCGGNATLFLGVWIIAALVALSGLYLFLEFGSWLPRSGGKKNFLEQAYNKPKLMMSVSFGLFSVLTGLAMSNSIIFGKYVSSILDIQNLLYSRYISISLIVTVIIIHGFSVKTGVRIQNFLGGLKFILIFLICATGFYSMFFYDNSNENNLILWKDFQYDSELSLSSLASAFINAFFCFSGWDSVHAVSSEIKNPNRTLKLAGPMSLFICFICYLMMNLAYLKVLTYEEIKEAGPLVGSVLFIKLFGDTIGGKLMSLSIILSSISNVFIVLYGISRMNQEIFREGYLPFSKYLVKNWPTGAPFPSLLIGGLLSISWLVFLPPAGKSFDYLVNMEGYGNQFFLLLISIGIFIFRREQQYATASIRCPNMCVWTIILVSMYLLIAPFIGNQDINSVGHFPPYQVTALLLVYTGFLYWFITFYLTPKIFCYKLIRKVVIQKDGLSTTEWIHNYN, from the coding sequence ATGGAGGATACAAGATTACTATTCAGTAGTCAGGCTATCGCTGATGAAGATGACTATGATATAAATTTGTCAAAAGTTGAAATACCTGTCAAGTACGGATCATTCAGTTCCTTAGAATCAGGTACCTTGCTCGACATCGAaccaaatttaaataattatgatGACTAtgataacaataatgaGAACGAGCAAATAAAGGAATTGTCAACAGAAGTTCCTCAAGGTAGACATCTGGGTGTTTTTTCAACAATGGTTTTATTTATCTGCAGAATGGTCGGATCTGGCATATTCGCTACACCTTCGAGTATTTTAGTCAACTGTGGCGGAAATGCAACTCTCTTTTTAGGTGTTTGGATAATAGCTGCACTAGTTGCACTATCAGGACTTTACCTATTTTTAGAATTTGGTTCATGGCTACCGAGATCTGGCGGTAAAAAAAACTTTTTAGAACAAGCATATAATAAACCAAAGCTAATGATGAGCGTTTCCTTTGGTTTATTCAGTGTTTTGACTGGGTTGGCGATGTCCAATTCTATAATTTTTGGGAAATACGTATCTTCCATATTAGACATTCAAAATTTACTCTATTCAAGGTATATTAGTATATCTCTGATAGTCACCGTGATAATAATCCATGGATTTTCAGTAAAAACTGGTGTTAGAATTCAAAACTTTCTCGGTggtttgaaatttattttaattttccTAATTTGTGCAACTGGTTTCTATAGCATGTTTTTTTATGATAATTCGAATGAAAATAACCTTATTTTGTGGAAAGACTTTCAATATGATTCAGAATTATCATTGTCGTCATTAGCATCAGCTTTTATAAATGcatttttttgcttttctGGATGGGATAGTGTTCATGCAGTTTCAtcagaaataaaaaatccCAATAGAACCTTAAAATTGGCTGGACCGATGTcgttatttatttgttttatttgttacttaatgatgaatttaGCATACTTAAAAGTGTTAACCtatgaagaaattaaagagGCAGGCCCTCTTGTAGGTTCGGTTTTGttcataaaattatttggtGATACTATTGGAGGTAAATTGATGTCCCTTTCTATCattttatcttcaatatcaaatgtatttattgtattatatGGCATTTCAAGAATGAATCAAGAAATTTTTAGAGAGGGATATCTTCCATTcagtaaatatttagttAAAAATTGGCCTACTGGTGCTCCATTTCCTTCTTTGTTAATTGGTGGTTTACTAAGCATCTCATGGTTAGTTTTTCTACCGCCTGCTGGGAAATCTTTTGACTACTTAGTTAATATGGAGGGTTACGGTAATCAGTTTTTCTTATTACTAATATCTATTGgtatcttcatttttagaAGGGAACAGCAATATGCCACTGCTTCAATTCGTTGTCCGAATATGTGTGTCTGGACTATTATTTTAGTATCTATGTACTTGTTAATTGCTCCATTCATAGGTAATCAGGATATCAATTCAGTAGGGCATTTCCCTCCCTATCAAGTAACAGCATTGCTTTTGGTTTATACCGGGTTCCTTTACTGGTTCATtactttttatttaactCCTAAGATATTCTGCTATAAATTAATACGAAAAGTTGTAATACAAAAAGATGGTTTATCCACAACAGAATGGATACATAATTACAATTGa